Proteins from a genomic interval of Acomys russatus chromosome 19, mAcoRus1.1, whole genome shotgun sequence:
- the Tpst2 gene encoding protein-tyrosine sulfotransferase 2, which produces MRRAPWLGLRPWLGMRLSVRKALLATGCALALVLAVQLGQQVLECRAVLGGVRNQRRMLPEQEELVMLGTDHVEYRYGKAMPLIFVGGVPRSGTTLMRAMLDAHPEVRCGEETRIIPRVLAMRQAWSKSGREKLRLDEAGVTDEVLDAAMQAFILEVIAKHGEPARVLCNKDPFTLKSSVYLARLFPNSKFLLMVRDGRASVHSMITRKVTIAGFDLSSYRDCLTKWNKAIEVMYTQCMEVGRDKCLPVYYEQLVLHPQRSLRRILDFLGIAWSDTVLHHEDLIGKPGGVSLSKIERSTDQVIKPVNLEALSKWTGHIPGDVVRDMAQIAPMLARLGYDPYANPPNYGNPDPIVINNTHRVLKGDYKTPANLKGYFQVNQNSTSAHLGSS; this is translated from the exons ATGAGGCGGGCCCCCTGGCTGGGCCTGCGCCCCTGGCTGGGCATGCGCCTGTCAGTGCGTAAGGCGCTGCTGGCCACCGGCTGTGCGCTGGCCCTGGTGCTCGCAGTGCAGCTCGGGCAGCAAGTGCTGGAGTGCCGGGCAGTGCTCGGGGGCGTGCGGAACCAACGGAGGATGCTGCCAGAGCAGGAGGAGCTGGTGATGCTGGGTACCGACCACGTGGAGTACCGCTACGGCAAGGCCATGCCGCTGATCTTCGTGGGCGGCGTGCCACGCAGCGGCACCACCCTCATGCGTGCCATGCTGGATGCTCACCCTGAGGTGCGCTGTGGGGAGGAGACACGCATCATCCCTCGAGTGCTGGCCATGCGGCAGGCCTGGTCCAAATCCGGCCGGGAGAAGCTGCGGCTGGACGAGGCGGGCGTGACGGATGAGGTGCTGGATGCCGCCATGCAGGCCTTCATCCTGGAGGTGATCGCCAAGCACGGCGAGCCGGCGCGCGTGCTGTGTAACAAAGACCCCTTCACGCTCAAGTCCTCCGTCTACCTGGCGCGCCTCTTCCCCAACTCCAAGTTCCTGCTGATGGTGCGGGACGGCCGGGCCTCTGTGCACTCCATGATCACTCGCAAGGTAACCATCGCAGGCTTCGACCTCAGCAGCTACCGAGACTGCCTCACCAAGTGGAACAAGGCCATCGAGGTGATGTACACACAGTGCATGGAGGTGGGCAGGGACAAGTGCCTGCCTGTGTACTATGAGCAGTTGGTGCTGCACCCGCAGCGGTCCCTCAGACGCATCCTGGACTTCCTGGGCATCGCCTGGAGCGACACCGTCCTGCACCATGAGGACCTCATTGGCAAGCCGGGGGGCGTCTCCTTGTCCAA GATCGAGCGGTCCACAGACCAGGTCATCAAACCCGTGAACCTGGAAGCCCTCTCCAAGTGGACTGGCCACATCCCTGGGGATGTGGTGAGGGACATGGCCCAGATCGCTCCCATGCTGGCTCGGCTCGGCTATGACCCGTATGCAAACCCGCCCAACTATGGAAACCCTGACCCGATTGTCATCAACAACACACAccgg GTCTTGAAAGGAGACTATAAAACGCCAGCCAATCTGAAAGGATATTTTCAG GTGAACCAGAACAGCACCTCCGCACACCTGGGAAGTTCGTGA